The window GCCTTTACAGCGGAGCTATGAGCGGCGCTCCTCGCTGCTGGCGCAAACCGATGCGGACCCAGCCGACCGCGAACTCTTTCGTGCTTATTGCGCCGGCTTCGATATCCACGTCGTGGAATCGCATTGGCGGTCGATGGTCGTCAGTGGCCCGCTCGATCGCTTGATTGAGGCTTTCGGGGCGACGGTGGCCATCTTCACCGACGGCGACGGTAACCGGTTCCGGCATCGTTCGGGCAGCCTTCACGTGCCGCCGGAGATCGCAACCATCGTCAGCGGCATCTTCGGGCTGCACCTGTGGCCTCGCTCGTCTCGGCTCGGGCCGCTGCAGCGGCACTCGATACCGCTTAGCGCAAGCGATGTGATCGATCGCTACCAATTCCCCGATGCCGATGGAACGGGCGTTACCGTCGGAATCGTGCAATTTCGCGGCGAGTTTAAAGCCGATGATTTCTCCCGTTGCATGGCCGCGCAGGGTGTAACGTCCTCGCCGCCCATC of the Candidatus Dormiibacterota bacterium genome contains:
- a CDS encoding protease pro-enzyme activation domain-containing protein is translated as MRVLIPHTHRAIWPGSSFAENVESSAEVRLTAWLHPKRGGDLAIDRASALGATPPLQRSYERRSSLLAQTDADPADRELFRAYCAGFDIHVVESHWRSMVVSGPLDRLIEAFGATVAIFTDGDGNRFRHRSGSLHVPPEIATIVSGIFGLHLWPRSSRLGPLQRHSIPLSASDVIDRYQFPDADGTGVTVGIVQFRGEFKADDFSRCMAAQGVTSSPPIIKRIDNAALQHDIQTTKDLEAALDIQIISALAPGARTVIYQAPD